Proteins from a genomic interval of Candidatus Methanoperedens sp.:
- a CDS encoding uroporphyrinogen-III synthase, giving the protein MKASLKQKGYVFKCDFSFVKIAVTKLEEKSEGVHELFRSYGHEAVIVSTMRAAAPSDPEPLLRLCDMISKEKIDILILTSSLGAEKLLDNVKPGKKIRIVSVGPKTAKKVEEYGLKSEIIEKFSSENFAGYLGEIKGKTIGIARAEVPNPELIGSLESKGAVAIEAPAYRLEPAGNSILEVLNDVDAVIFTSAKSFELSGFKPGNGKKIKSIAIGPKTADAMRKYGVHPDFVGNGTLENCLSSLFYIYDR; this is encoded by the coding sequence CTGAAAGCATCTCTTAAACAAAAGGGTTATGTTTTCAAGTGTGATTTTAGCTTTGTGAAAATCGCAGTAACTAAACTTGAAGAAAAATCCGAAGGTGTCCATGAACTATTCAGGAGCTATGGCCATGAAGCAGTAATAGTATCAACGATGCGTGCTGCTGCCCCCTCCGACCCTGAACCGCTTTTAAGGTTGTGCGATATGATATCGAAAGAGAAGATAGATATTCTTATTCTCACAAGCTCACTTGGCGCTGAGAAACTCCTCGATAATGTAAAGCCCGGGAAAAAAATAAGAATCGTAAGCGTGGGGCCTAAAACTGCAAAGAAAGTGGAAGAGTACGGATTGAAGAGTGAGATCATTGAAAAGTTCTCCTCGGAGAATTTCGCTGGTTACCTGGGCGAAATAAAAGGCAAAACCATAGGCATCGCGCGTGCAGAAGTTCCGAATCCTGAATTGATAGGATCACTGGAGTCAAAAGGCGCAGTGGCTATTGAAGCCCCAGCATATCGGTTAGAGCCTGCCGGGAACAGTATTCTTGAAGTATTAAATGATGTTGATGCGGTGATATTTACAAGCGCGAAATCTTTTGAGCTTTCAGGATTCAAACCCGGAAATGGGAAAAAAATCAAATCAATTGCGATTGGGCCAAAAACTGCTGATGCTATGAGGAAATATGGTGTACACCCGGATTTTGTGGGGAATGGGACTTTAGAAAATTGTCTATCTTCATTATTTTATATTTATGATAGATAA
- the cobB gene encoding hydrogenobyrinic acid a,c-diamide synthase (glutamine-hydrolyzing), with protein sequence MIDKTRALLIAGTASGVGKTTVATGLMAALGKNHIVQPFKVGPDFIDPGHHTQICGRQSRNLDSFMMGERGVLETFARASRGAEYCIIEGVMGLFDGLDSTEIASSAHIAKILDVPVLLVINAHGVSRSIAAIIKGFSEFDRSVNIQGIILNNTGSDRHVNLIRDSLHSAGIKIPVIGALPGNKELSIPSRHLGLHMAGENDPKTSELANFIEQHIDLDSVKTIAGNFRAHDIDFKESDAKFNVKIGIANDNAFCFYYQDTFDALKRSGAELIFFSPMNDTLPEVDGLYLGGGYPELFAKELEASGTRHEIKKAAEDGMPVYGECGALLYLCKSLETDKTYKMAGVFGANSRMTGKLQALGYTEAESVIDSPVAKKGKIIRGHEFHYSVTECDRDARFVYKLRRGKGIIEGRDGLMEHNTMASYMHTHPASNSFDEFLRQCSKYA encoded by the coding sequence ATGATAGATAAAACAAGGGCGCTTTTGATCGCAGGGACCGCCAGTGGCGTGGGAAAAACCACGGTCGCAACAGGTCTTATGGCTGCCCTTGGCAAAAATCACATAGTACAGCCTTTCAAGGTCGGTCCTGATTTTATCGACCCGGGGCATCATACGCAGATTTGCGGCCGACAATCGAGGAATCTTGACAGCTTCATGATGGGAGAAAGAGGTGTGCTGGAAACATTCGCGCGCGCATCCAGGGGTGCTGAATATTGCATAATTGAAGGTGTCATGGGCTTATTTGACGGCCTCGATTCAACCGAGATCGCAAGTTCTGCCCATATTGCAAAGATCCTGGATGTGCCGGTTCTACTTGTTATTAATGCGCACGGAGTATCGCGAAGCATTGCTGCTATTATAAAAGGTTTCTCTGAATTTGACCGCAGTGTCAACATCCAGGGAATAATACTCAATAATACAGGAAGCGACAGGCATGTTAATCTCATCAGGGATTCGCTGCACAGCGCAGGGATCAAAATACCTGTTATCGGCGCGCTTCCAGGAAACAAAGAATTATCAATCCCATCCCGGCATCTCGGCCTTCATATGGCCGGTGAAAATGATCCGAAAACATCGGAACTTGCCAATTTTATTGAACAGCATATCGATCTGGATTCAGTGAAAACAATTGCAGGGAACTTTAGAGCACATGATATTGATTTTAAGGAATCAGATGCAAAATTCAATGTGAAAATAGGCATTGCAAATGACAACGCCTTCTGCTTCTATTACCAGGATACATTTGATGCACTTAAAAGATCGGGAGCAGAGCTTATCTTTTTCAGTCCAATGAACGATACGCTGCCGGAAGTCGATGGACTCTACCTTGGAGGAGGGTATCCTGAATTATTTGCGAAGGAACTTGAAGCCTCAGGCACACGCCACGAGATAAAAAAAGCAGCAGAAGACGGGATGCCCGTATATGGTGAATGTGGCGCGCTTTTATATTTATGTAAAAGCCTCGAAACCGATAAGACTTATAAAATGGCAGGAGTCTTTGGCGCAAATTCAAGGATGACAGGGAAGCTCCAGGCGTTGGGTTATACCGAAGCTGAATCTGTTATTGATTCTCCGGTGGCGAAAAAAGGCAAAATAATAAGGGGGCATGAGTTCCATTATTCCGTAACGGAATGCGACCGAGATGCGCGTTTTGTGTATAAATTGAGGCGCGGGAAGGGGATTATTGAAGGGCGGGATGGTTTGATGGAGCATAATACAATGGCAAGTTACATGCATACGCATCCGGCTTCGAATTCATTTGATGAGTTCCTGCGACAATGCAGTAAATATGCGTGA